GCCTCTCAGTTCAGAAATTGTAAATACTTACACATTGACAGCATATGTCATTATTACGTATTCGATAAACTACTTTTTAGCAAGCAGTAACTCACACGGATCTCTTTCATGCCCAGGCGATCACAGATACAATTACCTTTATTACGATGCAAACGTTTATTACGCCTTCTACTACTATGTGAATGAAAACGGATCAACTTCACTATATGCAGTAGTTTCAAACACACAAACAATACCATACACTGGAGGAACAATCGGGCCAGTAACAGAAAGTACCACCGCTGCCGTGCCAGGGAATTCAATAAATGTTCAAGCTACAGCAGGACTTACGTTCATAGAAAATGAAACTGAGACTATACAAAAAATATATAGATCTTGTAATGAATCTAACCAAACAATAGCTGGAAACGCATATAATATAACGTATAAATATTATCCCATTTTATCTTCAATTACAAATATTTCAAATACATATATATTCTATGAATATAATGTTACCCTTCCACTGCAGATTACAGTATTTAATGGAACAAACCCGACAACTCACATATATGAAAACTCAACGCATGCAATCAACTTCGGTGCTAGAAAGATTAACGTGAACATCTCTTACCTCGTCTGGTCATCAGCTCCAGAAATATACAGCATAAAAATAAAGACAAATGATACAATAAACATAACTACATTATATATAAACAGACAATGGGATGCAGGAATACTAAATATAATACCAAATGATGTCGTTCAGACTAGTGGTTCTTCATACTATTATTATTTAGATTTCAGTATAGAGTCAAATATCGTAAAATCACCCCCAACTTGGATTGACGAGAAAATGATATACAATAAGTATGCGGCAATTGATTACTTCTATTTAGAGCAAAACGCTAGCCTAGCCACTACTTTGATGAATTATATTAAAGACACAATAAACCAGAGCGATATGCAATACATGAAATTTGAGTATTTCGTTTTAGCATCACAGTATGTAATGTATGCTTTTAATACATCTATAGAAGCCTGGAATAATTTGTTGGAACTAGAAAGCATGGGTAATATAAGTTGGGCCCTAGTAAATGCGAAAATTCTTAATTTATCTACGTATCCGAATTTGAGATATATATCAGGGCTTTTACAATTTTATAATATATCTAGAATACCAGAAATTTATAATTCATCAATCTACTTTAACATATCTGGAAATAATGAAGTATATCTTGTAGACATCTATAATGCATATTATGAACAATGGGATAGGATCCCATTTGGCAATCCTTACAGCTTCGGCAACATTTCATTCTATACATTTCAGAATACATCAATTCCTTATGTTGGCGAAGAAATATACTTCTATAACGCTGATTTCATTCCAGAAATAATATATGCTATCTTCTCTTATTCCAATCCCTCGATCGCGGAAATTACTGCAATTTGGAACGGGACTGCTTGGATAAGTTAAGTCTTTTTTTCCTTGTTTACTCCCCAGTCAAATACGATAAATTGAATTTTATCTCAGTTTACTGGGGAGTAAAACATAATACCAGTTTTATTTGCAAAACCCTGAAGATTTTTAAATAATACATTCTTCAGGATGAGTTGCCCACCTGATAAAGTAATCTTTGACGAAGAAAGAGCAGAACGTATATGTGCAGAGACTGGAGAAGTACTAGAAGACAGGATTGCTTATACTGACTCATACTACAATAATACGTATTCAGAGCTTCCCCCTACTAAGGAGAATTTTGATAGAGAGAAAAGAAGTAAATGTATCAGCATAGAAAAGCTAAAACAAGAAATTCTCTCTCACCTAAACGAAAAGGAAAAAGAACTTTTCTTTAACATTATAGACAGAATTAAACGGATTGATGTTGAAACGCTTGTAGCTGCCTACGAATATATCAAAGAAAAGAACGGAGAGAGGACAACTACACTAAGAGAGTCTCTTGGTCTTGGGTCTTATGCAATAAGAAATAAGAAAAGGTATATTAGAGCCATACTGAGAGGCTATGATCCAGTACTTGACTATATAAATTCCTTGCCAGACCGAGAACTTGCTTTGAAGGTTTACGAGTACTTGAAAAAGAAAAATATAGTTTCAGGGTTAGGGGCAAAGAGAAGGATACAAATCCTTAATAGATATTTAAAAAGTAAAAAGAAGCTAGAAAGTTTATTGAAAGAGGAAGAGGAAGAAAGAAAAAGAGAGGAAATATCCAGAACCGTCTTAATTCTTACCCTACTGAGATTTTAATAACTATCTCCCCGTCTTCTTTTAGCTTCTCTTCCACTATATCTTCTGCTATTTTTCTATTTAGTTTTCGTACGACAAATGCAGAGTCTCTCAATAGATATCTGATGTAATAAGCGTCTCCAACAGCTGATGCTTGTAAATATGCCTTGTTATCCTTGTTTATTAAGATAATAACTCCAGAGGGAAGTACTTCATATTTTATGCCTCTTTCTTCTGCGATTTTCTTTAACAGATTAATGGTACTTGTCATTTACTCAGTCCTCCATTTCATTTTCTCCTCTTCAGTCAAGAGAATTTGTATGGGTGCCCTTATGTTGCCCGAAAGCAAAATCCCCTTACCTCTACTAGCCTTCAAGATCAAGTCTATTTCCTCATCACTTGCTTTAGCTAACGCTTTCAAGTCCTCCGCTGATTCCCTTTCCTGTTTTAATAATAATTTATTGTTCGCAAGCTTGAACGCTTCGTCACTATACTTGTTTAGCTTATAATGTTGTATCAGCTGAGTCATTGTAATCATTGACGTCCTTAAAGCCCTGGCTGTCCTATAGATGAGCGCAATTATTTCTGATATTGGCTCGCTTTCAAACAAGAAGTGAGCTTCGTCTATCAACAAGACTTTCTTTACATCCCTCGGTAACCTGTTTATCATACTATATGCATATAGCATGAGTAAGGCTGAGGCTATTCTTTTCTTTCTCGCGTCCTCTGTTTTTAGACCTAAGATCACAAACTTCTTACCTTTCAAATCGATCGGCTCACCTAGGTAAATCTTCTTATCTGCCCCCGTTACCATATTGAGCAAATAGTTATACAGCTTCCTATACTCCGTAGCAGATTTTTTATTTGCAAAGTCTTCAACGTTCTCCAACAGCTCTTTTAATGTCTTACTTTGTTCAATAAGAGATACAAGTAGACCGCGAAGCTCGTGTGGGATCCCGTACTGTTCTGTTATGAAATCAGCGATATTACCAGAACTGACAACATTCTCGGCAACGAGACGTATTGGATCTAAGCCTAGGTCTCTATCGTCACTAAATACAATGTTTAAGTCAGCCAAATCTTCAAAGAACCTATTGAAATTAGCCATAGGATCTATGATAAAGATATAGATATCTTCGTAGACCTTCAATGACCTATATATCAATGCTGATGCTGATGTGGTTTTCCCAGCGCCAGTAGTCCCTATGATGCACCAATGCGGGTTTTGTCTTCCATTTACAGACGCAAAATAATCTATTGCAATTGGATTACCCTTATCGTCAACACCAAGGAAGACAGACTTATCACCTTCAACGAGACTAGTACCAGCAAGTGGGTATAACTTCGCTGTGCTGATACCAGATGAGTAACGATACGAAATATTTGACCTCAAGTAATATAAATCACCTTGAGCACAACAAGGGATATCGAGCAATATGCCGTTTTCTTGAGCTTTTTGCACGACTTCCTTTGTCGCTGTGTCTAGTTCTTGTTTAGTGTCAGTATGTACAACTATCAAAACTCTGAACTTGAAAGTATCAGAAGCCAGTTCATCAATATCCTTTTTCAGTCTTTCTGATCTAGTCAACATCTCTTCGATAGACGTGCTAGCACTTGCATATCTACTCATTCTGGCCTTCTTGACCTCTAAAGATGTAAGATAGTTTCGAATCGACGATGTAGGGACTTTGTTAAACTGTAAGAAGACTTCAAACATCTTAGGTGTGATTTTTTCAGGGTAAAATGACAATGCTGCTTCACGTATTTTTGTAGAAAAGGAATATCCCACAAGGACTCTTGCAAACCCTTGCTCAGTCTCTATATACTTGTCATATTCTCTGATTAACTTGGGTCTCTGTGGTTCACTAGTGGGCTCCAAGTTCATGTCTTTTTCAGTAGCGAGTACGTACTCTGATTGTACAATATCAAAGTGCTCTCCAAGGAATTCATATACTGAACGAAACTTCCTCGAGTAAATATATCCCCTCTCTGCTTGCGATAAAATACTTGCTAACTCTCTGAGTTTGTTATCACGTTCATTGATATCTAAGAGCAAATATGGCGTACCATACAACTTATAGTACTTCATTTTTCGTGGTTGTTGCTGTTGTGATGTTTGCTTTTTTAGAATTGAATTAAAGATGCTCATCCCAGTAACTGTGGTTTTTAAAAACTATGTTTGTTAGGAGATGAAATGAAGAAAGCATTAGCAGTATTGTTACTAATACTACTAACTCCAGATCTCCTAGGTCTAATAGCTATAGCACAAACTCCGAGTCCTTCACCTGGTGGAAATTTCATA
The nucleotide sequence above comes from Sulfolobus tengchongensis. Encoded proteins:
- a CDS encoding VirB4 family type IV secretion system protein; its protein translation is MSIFNSILKKQTSQQQQPRKMKYYKLYGTPYLLLDINERDNKLRELASILSQAERGYIYSRKFRSVYEFLGEHFDIVQSEYVLATEKDMNLEPTSEPQRPKLIREYDKYIETEQGFARVLVGYSFSTKIREAALSFYPEKITPKMFEVFLQFNKVPTSSIRNYLTSLEVKKARMSRYASASTSIEEMLTRSERLKKDIDELASDTFKFRVLIVVHTDTKQELDTATKEVVQKAQENGILLDIPCCAQGDLYYLRSNISYRYSSGISTAKLYPLAGTSLVEGDKSVFLGVDDKGNPIAIDYFASVNGRQNPHWCIIGTTGAGKTTSASALIYRSLKVYEDIYIFIIDPMANFNRFFEDLADLNIVFSDDRDLGLDPIRLVAENVVSSGNIADFITEQYGIPHELRGLLVSLIEQSKTLKELLENVEDFANKKSATEYRKLYNYLLNMVTGADKKIYLGEPIDLKGKKFVILGLKTEDARKKRIASALLMLYAYSMINRLPRDVKKVLLIDEAHFLFESEPISEIIALIYRTARALRTSMITMTQLIQHYKLNKYSDEAFKLANNKLLLKQERESAEDLKALAKASDEEIDLILKASRGKGILLSGNIRAPIQILLTEEEKMKWRTE